The proteins below come from a single Pseudochaenichthys georgianus chromosome 14, fPseGeo1.2, whole genome shotgun sequence genomic window:
- the LOC117458532 gene encoding olfactory receptor 5B17-like, with product MENSTFDKDILILEGFNIPSQSYIPSFILLLIVYFFIMVSNIGLVVLILRSTGLHQPMYLLLCNMSINDVFGATIIIPHVLRDLLTPDSQRVIRYMDCVVQAFCVHLHASASHTVLMIMAFDRYVAICNPLRYATIMTHRMVLVLSMWAWAITLPLVGILIGLSVRLSRCRWNIVHFFCDNASLFKLSCESVLINNIYGLGYTVVLLGSSIGSVTLTYLRIAMVCLRSKNKTLNRKALQTCATHLAVYAILLVSGFIIIILHRFPQLVAHRKVASVMGHVVLPALNALIYGLQIKEVRQRVMALFHKSKVASMDAK from the coding sequence ATGGAAAACAGCACTTTTGATAAAGATATCCTGATCCTAGAGGGGTTCAATATCCCCTCCCAGTCTTATATTCCTTCCTTCATCCTCCTCCTAATCGTATACTTCTTCATCATGGTGTCCAACATCGGCCTGGTGGTGCTGATCTTAAGGAGCACCGGCCTCCACCAGCCCATGTACCTCCTGCTGTGCAACATGAGCATCAACGATGTGTTCGGGGCCACCATCATCATCCCTCATGTTCTGCGGGACCTCCTGACGCCGGACTCGCAGCGGGTCATCCGGTACATGGACTGCGTTGTCCAGGCCTTCTGCGTCCACCTCCACGCCAGCGCCTCTCACACCGTGCTCATGATCATGGCGTTCGATCGCTATGTGGCCATCTGCAACCCTCTGCGCTACGCCACCATCATGACCCACAGGATGGTGCTGGTTCTGTCCATGTGGGCTTGGGCGATCACCCTACCCTTGGTGGGGATCCTCATCGGCCTCAGTGTGCGTTTGTCTCGATGCAGGTGGAATATTGTCCACTTCTTCTGCGATAACGCCTCCTTGTTCAAGCTGTCCTGTGAGAGCGTGCTCATCAACAACATCTACGGCCTCGGATACACCGTGGTCCTGCTGGGCTCGTCCATCGGCAGCGTCACGCTCACCTACCTGAGGATCGCCATGGTGTGTCTGCGCAGTAAGAACAAGACTCTGAACAGAAAAGCGCTGCAGACCTGCGCCACTCACCTGGCCGTCTACGCCATCCTGCTGGTGTCCGGCTTCATCATCATAATTCTGCACCGCTTCCCTCAGCTGGTGGCCCACAGGAAGGTGGCGTCCGTCATGGGACACGTGGTGCTGCCCGCCCTGAACGCTCTGATCTACGGCCTGCAGATCAAAGAGGTCCGGCAGAGGGTTATGGCTCTATTTCATAAGAGTAAAGTCGCTTCAATGGATGCTAAATGA
- the LOC117458535 gene encoding olfactory receptor 5B17-like: MENQTLEGDTLLLEGLKVTRQSSIPAFILLLLIYFFIMVSNISLVVLISTERSLHQPMYLLFFNMSINDAFGASAIILPLLSDIFTPISERYVGYIHCAFQAFCAHLYASASHTVLMIMAFDRYVAICNPLHYATIMTHRMVLGLSVWAWTISFLMVVILIGLSVRLSRCRTVILNPFCDNATLFKLSCESVLINNIYGLGYTVVLLVSSIGSVTLTYLRIAMVCLRSKNKTLNRKALQTCATHLAIYVIMFVSGFIIIVLHRYPHLSDHRKLASILFHVVPPAMNTVIYGLQIKAVRQKIFIMLTRNTTTGGK; this comes from the coding sequence ATGGAGAACCAGACCCTAGAGGGAGATACTTTGCTCCTGGAGGGGTTGAAGGTCACGCGTCAGTCCTCCATCCCGgccttcatcctcctcctcctcatctacTTCTTCATCATGGTGTCCAACATCTCTCTGGTGGTTCTGATCAGCACGGAGCGCAGCCTGCACCAGCCCATGTACCTGCTGTTCTTCAACATGAGCATTAACGATGCGTTCGGGGCCTCCGCCATCATCCTGCCCTTGTTGAGCGATATCTTTACTCCCATCTCGGAGCGCTACGTTGGTTACATCCACTGCGCCTTCCAGGCCTTCTGTGCTCACTTGTATGCGAGTGCCTCTCACACCGTGCTCATGATCATGGCGTTCGATCGCTACGTGGCCATCTGCAACCCACTGCACTACGCCACCATCATGACCCACAGGATGGTGCTGGGTCTGTCGGTGTGGGCGTGGACCATCTCCTTCCTCATGGTGGTGATCCTCATCGGCCTCAGTGTTCGTCTGTCTCGCTGCAGGACGGTTATCCTCAACCCGTTCTGCGATAACGCCACCTTGTTCAAGCTGTCCTGTGAGAGCGTGCTCATCAACAACATCTACGGCCTCGGATACACCGTGGTCCTGCTGGTCTCGTCCATCGGCAGCGTCACGCTCACCTACCTGAGGATCGCCATGGTGTGTCTGCGCAGTAAGAACAAGACTCTGAACAGAAAAGCGCTGCAGACCTGCGCCACTCACCTGGCCATCTACGTCATCATGTTCGTGTCCGGCTTCATCATCATCGTCCTTCATCGGTACCCGCACTTGTCGGATCACAGGAAGCTGGCGTCTATCTTGTTCCACGTGGTTCCTCCCGCTATGAACACGGTTATCTACGGACTGCAAATCAAAGCGGTCCGACAGAAAATCTTTATCATGTTAACCAGGAATACAACGACGGGGGGTAAATGA